The genomic interval ACGCTTACAGTAGCCGCTAAGCCCAAAGAATTTATTTAGTACTTCTCAATATATGTTTACACATGGGAGAATACTCAAAGGCGATAGTTTCTACAACTACGCGTGACGGAAGACAAGTATACCTGTCTGGAGTAGCAAAGCCGCCCCAGCCAGGCCTAGACGAGGCCTTATCCAGTGTTCTAGCGTCGCTGTCCAATCATTCCTACAGCGAGCTAAACGGGGACAGGGTCGTCCTGGAAGCGAGAAAAATGCTCGAGTCACAGGGCTTCAAGGTCGAAAGCCTAGAAATATACGTTTCCCACCGTTGCCCAATGTGCGGGGCATCGATAAACATTACCCCCGAGACCGTCATCTATGTATGTCCCTACTGTGGCTGGACGGGCGACGTCTATGGGCACAGCCTAGCCTTTAAGGTCTGGCCTGCTCCACCAAGAGAAGCGGTAGAAGAAGCCGCAAGAAGGCTTGGAGGAGTACTAGACAATGCCACGTTGTACTATGTCCCTTTCTGGGTCTTCCGCGTAAATGTTACGGGAGAGTATACGGGGACAGCAGTCTACACGGTGCAACGCACTGAACGCGTGCCGGTAAGGAGGAACAGGGAGACAGAGTGGGTAACAGTTGTAAGGACAGAGACCAGGACAAAGAAGGTTGCCGGCAAAATACGTTTCGAAACACTCAAGGGCGCATTCGGCCGTCTCTACGCTGAAATCTTTGGGGCAGGAGAATTAAAGAGCTGGGTAGAGCATTCCTGGCAGACAAATCCACCAAAGGAAATGGATCCACCTGAGCTGAAAAAATATGCCGAGAACTTTCTCTCTGCCGAGGTAAGTGATGAAGAGGCCCTTGGCCTTCTCAGAAAAGAGATAGACACAGAGATCTACCGCGAGATAGAAACGTCTGCCGCTAGGCAGGTAGAGGGGGCACTTACAGAGGTTCAAATCGAGTACCTATCTACCCAGGTAAACACGCCGGAAAAACACCTAGTATATGTGCCTTATTGGTTCTTCACATATAAAGTTAAGGGAAACCTGTATGCAGGGTCCCTTGTTGGCCCAACAGCCACAATTATCAGGGCTGAGAGGTACATCTCCAACGCGGAGCGAGTAGCAAAGATGATGAGTGCATGGGTAGCTGTCCTGGTTACTGGCGCATTTACAGAATTCGCCCTCCGATATGATGTCGGCTGGGGTTTTCTCGTAATTCCACTGGGCCTCCTAGGAGCCTATAAACTGGCGTCTTCAGCTTTTGAAGCGGCAGAGGTGGTTTAATGCCTATTTGTCCATACTGTGGGGCAACTGTGGAGAGGCAGGCCGGGGAAGTAGTGCTTACGTGTCCCTTCTGTGGCACGGCGTTCACGCTTCAGGGAGTCGAGGTCGGAGAACACCTTATGGGCAGGGTCAATTACGATATACAGCACCTCTTTCAGACCTTCAAGGCTTGGGCTCTGAGGATGCCTGAGACCCCCAACGATTTCACAGAAAAAGCCACCTTTAACGACTATAACCTAATATTTTATCCCTTCTGGATCTACGTTGTAAGGGTGAAAGTTTCTTATCCAGGCGGCTCAGAAGAAATCACACATAACGTTGCCCTGCCAGCATCCACGTCAATAACTAATTCGCCCATCGAGAAGGCGAGACTTTCACTGGCGGGCAAAGTATACTACAGCCACAAATATGTACTAAGCAACAATGGTAAAATCCTAAACCCAGACATCGACCCGTCCACGGCAGACCAAAAAGCTCTGACGCTGGCAGTCTCCCTTGCACAGCAGTCCCTAGCATACCGCTTCGGGGGCAGGGCCCGACTAAAGATAGACGGAACAGAAATAGTCGAAAGAAAACTCGTGCACCAGCCAATATTCCATGTAAATTATACCTACAACGGTAAAAATTACAAGTTCATAGCTGACGCCTCCGACTCGAGGATTCTCTACGCCGAGGTACCCGTCGAACTAAGATTCCGCGTGGCGGCGATGCTTGGAGGAATCACATCCCTAATACTTGGATTAGCAATGCTTCTCTTCTCCAATAATCACCCTGTATTTGCACTGACATCCCTGCTTGGCTTCCTAGTCGTGGGCGGCGTGTCCTTCAGCAAAGCTCTAACCTCCACCGTGGTTACTAGAAAATTCTTCGCCGAGTAATCCTAGAGCATATCCTCCTTGGTTTACAAAGATTTTTAAGAATGAAAGACAACAAACTATTATGGCTGAAATATATAAAAAGGCTACAAGTAACTTACGTCTTCTCGAAAAACTCGAACTTATACTTCCAGGGTACCGGGGCTACAAGGAGAAGGAACTCAGGCGGGAAACTGACCGCCTCATACGGGACTACCTCATATCTAAGATACAGCCAGCTTACAGGGACTTCAAAAACGCTATGAAGGCTATTGCCCTCTCAGGCGATCAGACACTCGCAACAGAATACAATGAGGTCCAGGCAATTTTTGACCGTGTCATCTCTAAGCTCAAAACAATGAGCTATGGCTATACAGGGTTCTTCGACCTAGTTAAAGTGGAGGAGCAACAGCTCGACAAGATGATCGAGTTTGACTGGAACCTAGTTTCAACGGCCGAGAGGATCCAAGAAAAAGCCCGCAACGTGGCTAAGTCTGATCCAGGCAAGCTAAGGGAAGCCCTAGACGACTTGAAAAACGAGCTACTTTCCCTCGAAGACACGTTAATTAACAGAGAAAACATTATAAAAGGTGTGGGTGAGAAGTAATGCCCCAAGTAATCGAATGGGTAAACCCAGGGCCAGAGGACATCGTCTGGCGGTATCCAGATGAAAACATTACATGGGGTGCACAGCTGATTGTCCACGAGTACGAGGTCGCGGTCTTCTTCAGGGACGGAAAAGCATACGACGTCCTCGGCCCGGGGAGACACACACTCACCACCCAAAATCTTCCTCTCATTACAAAGGTTTTAACAACACTCGCCGGCTACCCAACAACGCCGTTCAAGGCTACAGTCATATTCGTATCTACAAAGACATTCAAGGGGCTCTTCGGAGGAAGAACCCAGACCACAGAGCTCGCACCATTAATGTTTAGGGGAGGCTACTGGTTCAAGGTCGGCGACCCAAGAATATTTGTAACAGAGGTCGTTGGCGGACAAGGAAAATACACCTCCAGCGAGGTCAACGAGTTCATTAGGGGCTTTATAAACGAGAAAATAATCAAGCACCTTTCAACATACACACTGGCAGACGCATTCGCAAACATCGAACAAGTATCCTTCAAGACAAAGGCTTTCCTACTCGAAGAACTAAGACGCATAGGGCTAGAACTCATAGACCTCAAATTCGAGGCAATAGACACCACACCAGAATACCGTGACAGGCTCTTCTGGATAAAACAAACAGGAGCCGCAGGCTACGTCCTCCAAATGGACACAACAAAACAAGTAGCCCGCGAACTAGGAAAATCGCCCGGCGCAGCCGTAGGCGCAGGAGTAGCAATAATACCCCCACTAATGCAGCCCCCACCCGTACAGCCGCCGCCAGCTCCGCAGCCACAACAGCAGCCGCAACCAGTACAGCCCCAAACAAAAACATGTCCAAACTGCGGCCGCCAGGTACCCATCGATGCCATGTTCTGCCCCTACTGTGGCTACCGTTTCCCGCCCCCAACAAAGAAGTGTCCAAACTGCGGCAGGGACGT from Thermofilum adornatum carries:
- a CDS encoding SPFH domain-containing protein, which encodes MPQVIEWVNPGPEDIVWRYPDENITWGAQLIVHEYEVAVFFRDGKAYDVLGPGRHTLTTQNLPLITKVLTTLAGYPTTPFKATVIFVSTKTFKGLFGGRTQTTELAPLMFRGGYWFKVGDPRIFVTEVVGGQGKYTSSEVNEFIRGFINEKIIKHLSTYTLADAFANIEQVSFKTKAFLLEELRRIGLELIDLKFEAIDTTPEYRDRLFWIKQTGAAGYVLQMDTTKQVARELGKSPGAAVGAGVAIIPPLMQPPPVQPPPAPQPQQQPQPVQPQTKTCPNCGRQVPIDAMFCPYCGYRFPPPTKKCPNCGRDVPGDALFCPYCGTKLA